Within Protaetiibacter intestinalis, the genomic segment ACCGTCGTCGATGCTGTGCTCGATCAGGGCGAGGACGCGACGGTCGGTGAGCCGTACGGCGTCGTGCTGCTTCATCGCTTCGAGTTCATCTCGAACCCGGCGCTGGTCGACGAGACGATCGGGACGATCGCGGAGCATGCCGCGGTTCCCCTGCGCCTGATGGTCGACGCGTACTCGGAGGGAGCATTGCGCGAAGCGCTCGACCGGCATGACAAGCGCGGGGTGTTCCAGCCGCAACCCAAGTTGCGTCATCAGGAGTTCATCGGTCTACTCAAGGGAGCGGAGTTCATCGTCACGGACTCCGGCGGGATCCAGGCGGAGGCGGCGCTGTTGGGCGTGCCGACTCTCATCCATCGAAAGGCGACCGAGCAGCACGAGGGCATCGGGGCGAACATCACCCTGTCCCAGTGGGATCAGAGCGTGGTCACGCGGTTCCTCGAGGAGTACGAGCACCATCGTGTGCCACTGCAGGTGCCTGAGATCTCGCCCTCCGACATCATCGTGGAAGACCTCATCTCTCGCGGATTCGCTCGAACATGAGCATGCCGTCCGCGCCCCGGCCGCCGATCGGCGCGATGATGCGGCACGGGCGGTCCGTGCTCGAGATGGCGATCGCCACCGTGGTCGGCGTGCTCGCCACGGCCGGATTCCAGCTCGTCGCGATCAACGGGCTGTCCCCGGAGGACTTCGGCCTGCTCGCCGCGTTCCTCGCGGTGATCAATGTCGTCTCCGTCGGCAGTGCTGCGTTGCGGACCTCCGTCGCGGTGACGGTCGCGGAAGGCGGTACCGTGACGCCCGCTCGTCGATTGCGCGACGGCACCTTGCTCGAGGCGATCGTGCTCGGGGGCGCCGCCGCCGCCGTGTTGCTGTTGGCATCTCCGCTGCTCGCCACCCTGCTCGACGCCGACGTCCGCGCCGTGTTCGCCACCGCAGCTGCTGCCCTGCCCTACTTCCTGTTCGCAAGGGCTCAGGGGATACTGCAGGGGCGCGGGCGGGCTCGCGCGGTCGTGTGGTGGACGACCGGGTCGCAGGTCGCGGTGCTCCTGTTCGCGATGGTCGTGCTGCTGTCCCAGGGCGGCGTCGACGGACTGCTGCTCGTCGTCGTCGTCGTCACCCTCGCCTTCACGGCGGGCTCCACCTGGCATGCATCGCGGGGGATGGCTCCATTGTCGGCTCGTGCCTTCACCTCCGGCGGTGTGGTCGTGCTCGCCATCACCATCGGCTTCGCGTGGCTCACGAGCGCGGACGTCATCTTCGTGCGCGCAGGAGTGGGCGGCGACGACGCCGGAGCGTATGCGGCAGCCGGGGTCCTGGTGAAGGCCCTCTTGATCGTCCCGGCGACGCTCGGCCTCTACCTGCTGCCACGGTTCGTCGGACGCCGTGACGACGCGGCCATGACCCGGCTCGGCGTGAATGTCATCCTCGCCATCACGGTCCTCTGCGGCCTCCTCATGGTGCTGGCGACGTGGTTGTTCGGCCCGTGGCTCGTCGGCGTGCTGTACCCGGAGAGTTACGCATTGACCTCCCAACTGCTGCCCTGGATGGCTCTCATGTGGCTGCCGTGGGCCGCGGCGCAGGGGGTGCTCGTGCGCATCACGGCGGCGAGGTCAAGAGCGGGCATGGTGATCGTCCTGCTCGTCGTGGCCCTCCAGACCGCTGTGGCGCTGCTCACGCTGCACGATCTCGAGGCCTTCATGCTCGGCTATGGCTTGACGGGTCTCGCCGCGCTCATTGCACTCTTCGCCGTGCACGCCGCGACATCCCGGACGCTCCCGCCTATTGTGTGAGGAGTTGCTCGACGACTCGATGCGCGGGCAGCACCGATCGTCTCTCTGCTGCGCTATCGGCGCGACCTTCGATGAGGTCGAGGAAGTGCCCAAACTGGGCGACGAGGGGCTCGGCCGACTGCCGGATGTCCGGAACCTCGAGGACCGACTCCTGTCGGTAGCCACGTCCATCGGAATCTGCGGGCTCGAGATCCAGGCTGCGGTGGATGGTGACGTTCTTGCGGAGCAGATCGATCTCGATCAACCGGTCGACCTCGTGCACCCAAAGGGAGCGGACCTTCCGCTGGCTGATCCGACTGGCGGATACATGCGCGATCTCGCGGTCAGGGAACACCAGCGTGGTCTCGGCGATGTCCTCGGCGTGTGGGAGGGACCGCGGATCGTGTACCCCGGTGAAGCCACGCACGTGCGACGGTTCGCCACCGAAGATCAAGCAGACGAGGTCGACGTCGTGCACGAGCAGGTCCCAGGCAACGCCTGTTCGGATCCGAGGCGCATACGGCGAGTGGCGCGTCGCGATCACATGAACCGGCTCGTCGATGATCGCCCGGGCCTCGAGGAATCCCGGATTGAAGCGCTCGGCGAAGCCGCACATGAGAGGCAGGTCCTGCGCTTCCGCGAGCGCGAGGAGTTTCTCCGTCTGGGCGAGACCGGGTGCGATGGGCTTCTCCACCAGGAGGGGGATCCCCGCCCCCAGGATGTGCTCGGCGATCGCCTCGTGAGTCTCCGTCGGTGTGGCGACTACGACGCCCTGCACCGTCGAGAGCAGTTCGTCGTCGAGATCGGCGAACCATCGAGTGCCATGTGTGGTGGCGACGGCTTGACCGAGGTCGGCGTTCGGTTCGACCACGCCGACAAGGTCGGCGGCGTTCGACTGGGCGATGACACGAAGGTGGCGCGAGCCCATGGCTCCCGCGCCGATCACGGCGAGACGTGGTCGCGCCATCTCACTCGGCTCCCATGATCGAACGTACGCTGCTGACAATGTGGTGGACGTCGTCGTCGCTGAGCTCAGGGTGCACAGGCAGCGATAGGACCTCGCCCGCGATTCGTCGGGCGACGGGGTACTCCTCGATCACCACATCGTCGCGATCCTGATAGCTCGCGTAGTCGACCACCAGCTTGGGGTAGTAGATGCCGTTTCCGACACCCGCTTCGGTGAGGCGGGCCGAGAGTTCGTCGCGATCCACTGACGCGTCGGACGTAACACGGATCGTGTACTGATGCCACACGTGCGAGCGGCCTGGGATTTCTCGGGGGGCGACGAGGCCGGCGACGCCTGCCAGCCCCTCGCAAAGCTTCTCGGCATTCCGCCGTCGGCTCTTGAGCGCGGCGGGATAGCGGTCGAGTTGGGGCACGACCAGCGCCGCCTGCAGGTCGGTCATGCGGTAGTTGTGACCCGCCATCACGTACTCATAGCGCGCACGCATGCCCTGATTGCGCATGATGCGCAGGCGCTCGGCGAGAGCATCGTCGTCGGTAGTGATCACTCCGCCTTCGCCCGTTGTCAGGTTCTTGGTCGCGTAGAACGAGAACGAGCCGATGCCGAAAGATCCCGCCTTACGCTCGCCCTGGGCAGCGCCGTGCGACTGTGCCGCGTCCTCGACGATCATGAGGCCGTTCTCGTTGGCCAATCGCGCGATCGAGACCATGTCTGCGATCTGGCCGTACAGATGCACGGGCATGAGCACGCGTGTGCGATCTGTGATGGCGGCCGCGAGCGAGCCTGCGGTGACGTTGAAGTCGTCCGGCGAGATGTCGGCGAACCGAACGGTGGCTCCGGCCTCGAGGATCGCGTTGATCGTCGCGATGAAGGTGAAGGGCGAGGTGACGACCTCTTCTCCGGGACGAAGATCCAATGCGGTGAGCGCGGCGACCAGGGAGGTCGTTCCGTTGTTCACTGCGACCGCATGCCGAACCCCGGTGAGCTCGGCGAAGCGCGCCTCGAACTCCTCGACGACAGGTCCTTGCGCGATCCTCCCCGAGCGGAGCACCTCGAGCACCCGACGTTCCTCCTCGTCGCCGAACCGGACCACTGAGATCGGAATCATCCGCCAGCCTCCTTCTGCGGTCGGGTAGACCGCGGAATGATTCTATGGTGGGCGCCAGGAGGCGCTGTACGCGTGGAGAGGGGGTCGAGTGGCCAACACGATTCATGACAGCGCGGTGATCGGTGAGGGCGTGCGGTTGGGCACGGGGAACGTGATCGGGCCTTTCGCGGTCATCGGGGGCGGTGCACGGCTGGGAGACGGTAACTGGGTGGGAGCCCATGCGGTGATCGGCGCGCCGCCCGAGGTGAGGGGGTTCGAGCATCGGGCCGATTGGCTCGACATCGCGGATGTCGGACTGCGCATCGGCGACGGGAACGTGATCCGGGAAGCCGCGCAGATCCACGCGGGGTGGCGCGGCGAGACCGTGGTGGGCAGCCGTTGCTTCCTCATGAACCAGAGTTATCTCGCTCACGACGTGCAGCTGGCCGACGCCGTCACCCTGGCCTCCGGCGTCGCGCTTGCCGGGCACGTGCGCGTCGCGTTCGGTGCCAACCTCGGGCTCGGTACCAACGTGCATCAGGGGCGAGCTGTCGGGGCCTACGCGATGATCGGCATGGGTTCGGTCGTCACGCGGGATATGCCACCGTTCGTGATCGCCCACGGGAGCCCCGCGCGCCCCAGGCGCGTCAATCGTGTCGGCCTTGAACGTAGCGGCTTCAGCGAAGCGGAGATCCGTTGGGTCGAACAATGGTGCGCGCGAGGTTGTCCCACAATCGTTGAGCACGAACGTGCTACTGCGCCGGAGAGGATACTGCTGGCGATCGATGACCTCGGTCTATGACACTCGCTCGTCATACGGTGCCGCTGGCGGCACGCGCAGCGCCGAGCGCCAGCTGAGTTCACGC encodes:
- a CDS encoding polysaccharide biosynthesis protein — translated: MAIATVVGVLATAGFQLVAINGLSPEDFGLLAAFLAVINVVSVGSAALRTSVAVTVAEGGTVTPARRLRDGTLLEAIVLGGAAAAVLLLASPLLATLLDADVRAVFATAAAALPYFLFARAQGILQGRGRARAVVWWTTGSQVAVLLFAMVVLLSQGGVDGLLLVVVVVTLAFTAGSTWHASRGMAPLSARAFTSGGVVVLAITIGFAWLTSADVIFVRAGVGGDDAGAYAAAGVLVKALLIVPATLGLYLLPRFVGRRDDAAMTRLGVNVILAITVLCGLLMVLATWLFGPWLVGVLYPESYALTSQLLPWMALMWLPWAAAQGVLVRITAARSRAGMVIVLLVVALQTAVALLTLHDLEAFMLGYGLTGLAALIALFAVHAATSRTLPPIV
- a CDS encoding UDP-N-acetylglucosamine 2-epimerase, producing the protein MIIFVYGTTAEAIKIAPVARRLAARGIAFQQWLTMQHTDSLREILPTLGLPQPDRIIADGNRGKPLKTKGDVVHWLWAVVRWVARNARTLRSELPDDTVIVVHGDTMTTVVGAWLARRIRVPSAHIEAGLRSGNWRHPFPEELDRRIVGHLATIHYPPSDEAAEHLRGRDNVVNTHRNTVVDAVLDQGEDATVGEPYGVVLLHRFEFISNPALVDETIGTIAEHAAVPLRLMVDAYSEGALREALDRHDKRGVFQPQPKLRHQEFIGLLKGAEFIVTDSGGIQAEAALLGVPTLIHRKATEQHEGIGANITLSQWDQSVVTRFLEEYEHHRVPLQVPEISPSDIIVEDLISRGFART
- a CDS encoding Gfo/Idh/MocA family protein; amino-acid sequence: MARPRLAVIGAGAMGSRHLRVIAQSNAADLVGVVEPNADLGQAVATTHGTRWFADLDDELLSTVQGVVVATPTETHEAIAEHILGAGIPLLVEKPIAPGLAQTEKLLALAEAQDLPLMCGFAERFNPGFLEARAIIDEPVHVIATRHSPYAPRIRTGVAWDLLVHDVDLVCLIFGGEPSHVRGFTGVHDPRSLPHAEDIAETTLVFPDREIAHVSASRISQRKVRSLWVHEVDRLIEIDLLRKNVTIHRSLDLEPADSDGRGYRQESVLEVPDIRQSAEPLVAQFGHFLDLIEGRADSAAERRSVLPAHRVVEQLLTQ
- a CDS encoding DegT/DnrJ/EryC1/StrS family aminotransferase gives rise to the protein MIPISVVRFGDEEERRVLEVLRSGRIAQGPVVEEFEARFAELTGVRHAVAVNNGTTSLVAALTALDLRPGEEVVTSPFTFIATINAILEAGATVRFADISPDDFNVTAGSLAAAITDRTRVLMPVHLYGQIADMVSIARLANENGLMIVEDAAQSHGAAQGERKAGSFGIGSFSFYATKNLTTGEGGVITTDDDALAERLRIMRNQGMRARYEYVMAGHNYRMTDLQAALVVPQLDRYPAALKSRRRNAEKLCEGLAGVAGLVAPREIPGRSHVWHQYTIRVTSDASVDRDELSARLTEAGVGNGIYYPKLVVDYASYQDRDDVVIEEYPVARRIAGEVLSLPVHPELSDDDVHHIVSSVRSIMGAE
- a CDS encoding LbetaH domain-containing protein: MANTIHDSAVIGEGVRLGTGNVIGPFAVIGGGARLGDGNWVGAHAVIGAPPEVRGFEHRADWLDIADVGLRIGDGNVIREAAQIHAGWRGETVVGSRCFLMNQSYLAHDVQLADAVTLASGVALAGHVRVAFGANLGLGTNVHQGRAVGAYAMIGMGSVVTRDMPPFVIAHGSPARPRRVNRVGLERSGFSEAEIRWVEQWCARGCPTIVEHERATAPERILLAIDDLGL